In Dehalogenimonas etheniformans, one genomic interval encodes:
- a CDS encoding MASE3 domain-containing protein: MTATHSDRYMSKTRVFALVALAVLIGIGSYLVAKSDYLLFHSFADMITVFIAASVFVVAWNGRKRLDNDYFLFVGIAFLFFAFVDFMHLLGNKNMGVFTGYGNLGPPFYIASRYLLGISLLIAPLFMKRRLNVPVTLAVYAAVSAAVVLSILVWRNFPTTFIDGVGLTPFKVISDYVICGLLAAAIGVHFLNRKTLEPRVFKLLTLALVLAIATGLAFTLYTDPFGITNMVGHFFQIGTFGVVFAVFVEIALNRPQDILYRDLRLSDERVRNLNTQLNQEITQTRDAEQALRHSNERLQRVLDNETVGVMFWDLTTGRMTDANDTFLKLMGYSRSEVDAGELTWQKLTPPEYVETSLAEIEKFHASGRIGPYEKEYFQKDGARRWLLFAGSSLVADQCVEFCVDISERKQAEKELRESEQRQVGVLESMPDAFVAFDRNLRYTYLNSNAARIQNVKPEDLLGKDVRQVYPDAESYKTISLYERVIAEQKPVTAVTHHSGFGLWTEVRAFPTPDGVSVFFKDVTEQVKARQTLVNLNEELEKRVQIRTEELTRSQESLLKELRLRSQAEASLRSLSAQLLTVQEEERGTIAMELHDQIGQSLTVLKLMLARITRDAPESLKPQLFNVSDSVSETMQAVRSLSLSLRPGVLDTLGLVPALEWLFDDLNKRAGLDIHFVHDAALDIPHNVGTTVYRITQEAMTNIMRHSGVKEAWVRLEIRDGKLDLTIEDHGRGFDIASLGRTTGISAMRERAALLGGVCLTESEIGRGTSVKVSLPLS; encoded by the coding sequence ATGACGGCAACCCACTCTGACAGATATATGTCCAAAACCAGAGTCTTCGCTCTTGTCGCTCTAGCCGTCCTCATCGGGATCGGTTCTTACCTGGTAGCCAAGTCTGACTACCTTCTCTTCCACAGCTTCGCGGACATGATCACAGTGTTCATCGCCGCCAGCGTCTTTGTGGTGGCATGGAACGGCCGGAAGCGCCTTGATAATGACTACTTCCTCTTTGTCGGTATCGCTTTCCTCTTTTTTGCTTTCGTCGATTTCATGCACCTGCTTGGCAACAAGAACATGGGCGTTTTCACCGGATACGGAAACCTGGGTCCGCCGTTCTATATCGCCAGCCGATATCTCCTCGGCATTTCTTTGCTCATTGCGCCCCTGTTCATGAAGCGCCGGCTCAATGTCCCAGTGACCTTAGCGGTTTACGCAGCCGTCTCCGCGGCTGTGGTTTTGTCAATTTTGGTATGGCGCAATTTCCCCACCACCTTCATTGATGGCGTCGGACTGACGCCGTTCAAGGTCATCTCAGATTACGTTATCTGCGGTCTGCTTGCCGCGGCAATCGGCGTTCATTTCTTAAACCGGAAAACCCTGGAGCCGAGGGTTTTCAAGCTCCTGACCTTGGCCCTTGTATTGGCCATTGCTACCGGGTTAGCCTTCACTCTCTACACCGACCCGTTCGGCATTACCAACATGGTCGGCCACTTCTTCCAGATCGGTACTTTCGGCGTGGTCTTCGCAGTGTTCGTTGAAATCGCTCTGAACCGGCCGCAGGACATACTCTACCGGGATCTGAGGTTGAGCGATGAACGTGTCCGGAACTTAAATACTCAGTTGAACCAGGAAATTACTCAGACCAGAGATGCCGAGCAGGCGCTGCGTCACAGCAACGAACGTCTTCAGAGGGTGTTGGACAACGAGACCGTCGGCGTCATGTTCTGGGACTTGACAACAGGCCGCATGACTGATGCCAATGACACCTTCCTGAAACTTATGGGATACAGTCGATCCGAGGTGGATGCCGGTGAACTTACCTGGCAAAAGTTGACTCCGCCGGAATACGTTGAAACGAGTCTCGCGGAGATCGAGAAATTTCATGCGAGCGGGCGCATTGGTCCATACGAGAAAGAATATTTCCAGAAGGACGGCGCCAGGAGGTGGCTCCTGTTTGCCGGCAGCTCCCTGGTGGCTGATCAGTGCGTGGAATTCTGTGTCGATATCTCCGAGCGCAAACAGGCTGAAAAGGAGTTGCGTGAAAGCGAGCAGCGGCAGGTCGGTGTCCTTGAGAGCATGCCGGATGCCTTCGTCGCATTTGATCGTAACCTGCGATACACCTACCTCAATTCAAACGCCGCCCGGATTCAAAACGTAAAACCCGAGGACCTTTTGGGCAAGGACGTACGGCAGGTTTATCCCGATGCCGAATCGTACAAGACCATCAGCCTGTACGAGCGGGTAATAGCCGAGCAGAAACCTGTTACCGCGGTTACACACCATTCAGGCTTTGGCTTGTGGACCGAGGTTCGGGCTTTTCCGACCCCGGATGGCGTTTCGGTCTTTTTTAAAGACGTTACGGAGCAGGTAAAAGCGCGCCAGACACTCGTTAATCTTAATGAAGAACTCGAGAAACGGGTGCAGATCCGGACCGAGGAACTTACGAGATCTCAGGAAAGCCTACTTAAAGAACTTAGATTGAGATCTCAGGCTGAGGCTTCTCTGCGCTCCCTTTCCGCCCAGCTTCTGACCGTCCAGGAAGAGGAACGCGGCACCATTGCGATGGAATTGCATGACCAGATAGGCCAGAGCTTGACTGTGTTGAAACTGATGCTGGCCAGGATCACCCGGGACGCGCCGGAATCGCTTAAGCCACAGCTCTTCAATGTCTCCGATTCTGTATCCGAGACTATGCAGGCGGTTCGGAGTTTGTCGCTGTCATTGCGCCCGGGAGTGTTGGATACTCTTGGCCTTGTTCCTGCTCTCGAGTGGCTGTTCGACGACCTGAACAAGAGGGCCGGACTGGATATCCATTTTGTTCACGATGCCGCCTTGGATATACCTCATAATGTGGGTACGACGGTTTATCGCATCACCCAGGAAGCCATGACCAATATCATGCGCCATTCGGGCGTCAAAGAAGCCTGGGTCAGGCTTGAAATCCGTGACGGTAAGCTGGATTTGACCATCGAGGACCATGGCCGGGGTTTCGATATCGCCTCTCTCGGGCGCACCACAGGAATCTCCGCTATGCGCGAGCGCGCCGCCCTTCTCGGCGGCGTCTGCCTCACCGAATCCGAGATCGGCCGCGGCACCTCCGTCAAAGTCTCGTTGCCGTTATCCTAG
- a CDS encoding P-II family nitrogen regulator, translating to MKSDVSLIITIVRKGWADKVLENSMKAGAEGGTILMGRGVGIHEKSQSIMGIPIEPEKEIILSVTYPDKTDVILQQIVDSCDLEDPGAGIAFVVPVERVVGVCHRINHHGEAPQSEKP from the coding sequence ATGAAGTCCGATGTTTCGCTCATCATCACCATCGTCAGAAAGGGCTGGGCAGACAAGGTGCTGGAGAATTCGATGAAGGCCGGCGCCGAAGGAGGCACCATTCTCATGGGGCGGGGAGTGGGTATCCATGAGAAAAGTCAAAGCATCATGGGTATCCCCATCGAACCGGAAAAGGAAATAATCCTCTCGGTGACGTATCCTGACAAGACCGATGTGATCCTTCAGCAGATCGTCGATTCTTGCGACTTGGAAGACCCGGGCGCCGGGATCGCCTTCGTTGTGCCTGTGGAACGTGTCGTTGGCGTGTGTCATCGGATTAACCACCATGGCGAAGCTCCGCAATCGGAAAAACCGTAA
- a CDS encoding pentapeptide repeat-containing protein has product MNFKKKAFYLETFTSLSLENETIESVEFEECEFNKCSFVNCTFDGCKFLDCKIIECRFSADKLPHCRFVEVKLLNSQLIGIDWTKADALEGLEFTGCKLNYSNFRMLKPPRLKMIKCEVKEADFIEADLAGGVFTGTDFENSRFFKTNLTGADFKGARNYFIDARTNTLKKTKFSMPEALSLLNGLDVIIE; this is encoded by the coding sequence GTGAATTTCAAGAAAAAAGCATTTTACCTGGAAACCTTCACTTCGTTGTCACTCGAAAATGAAACGATCGAGAGTGTTGAATTCGAGGAGTGTGAGTTCAATAAATGCAGTTTCGTGAATTGCACTTTCGACGGGTGCAAATTTCTTGACTGCAAGATCATCGAATGCCGGTTCAGCGCCGACAAACTGCCTCACTGCCGGTTTGTCGAGGTGAAATTATTGAATTCGCAACTGATCGGCATCGACTGGACCAAAGCCGACGCACTCGAGGGACTGGAATTTACTGGATGCAAGCTTAATTACTCCAACTTCCGGATGCTCAAGCCGCCGAGGCTAAAAATGATAAAGTGCGAAGTCAAAGAAGCTGATTTTATCGAAGCCGATTTGGCCGGAGGAGTGTTTACGGGAACGGATTTTGAGAACAGCCGGTTTTTCAAGACTAACCTGACTGGTGCCGATTTCAAGGGAGCCAGGAACTATTTCATCGACGCCAGGACCAACACGCTAAAAAAGACGAAATTTTCGATGCCGGAGGCTTTATCGTTGCTGAACGGCCTGGATGTCATCATAGAATAG
- a CDS encoding cation:proton antiporter, which produces MENLGLGFDVVVVLLAALAGGFLANRLKLPVLLGYLIAGMIVSPYSLGLVQDIAAIENLANIGVIMLLFTLGLEFSFDELRRVGKVAVFGGIAQVILTGGAGTLFGKVLGWATPEAIFFGLVLTMSSTLVVLKLLLDRNELDSVHGRVMIGLLLVEDLFVIPLMIIMPTLGTSGTEVFPALFEAGGKAIGFIIIMIGAGLLFLPRVLNRIAGTRSKELFLISVVAITLAAAIASQLFGVSAAIGAFIAGLLTGRSIFARQALADIVPFRDAFGALFFVSLGTLVDSRFLTNNVALLVGVVVFIFITKFIIYTGIPWVFGFNARTSIITGTCLAQIGEFSFVLAGVGVASGILSDGTYALILGSAIVTMVQTPFLLSGTNHLYNRLKSTVIGKRILSIRPETEPHALSSMGGHTVICGGGRAASSLIKILSRRNLPYLIIDLDPQVISRSRKTGVPCLYGDASKFEVLHGAFLEKAKLLVCTFPSFLDIQLTVENARSINPKLDIIVRVERDSDEVTLRKVNVNELVKPQFEAGLEITRHALRRYGLSIVEIEFILNSLRGGKMS; this is translated from the coding sequence TTGGAAAATTTGGGTCTTGGCTTTGATGTTGTTGTTGTTCTGCTTGCGGCTTTAGCCGGAGGTTTTTTAGCCAACCGGCTGAAATTGCCTGTTCTGCTGGGCTATCTGATTGCCGGCATGATCGTCAGCCCTTACAGCTTGGGTTTGGTTCAGGATATTGCGGCGATAGAAAATCTGGCGAATATCGGCGTCATAATGCTCCTTTTCACGCTGGGGCTGGAGTTCTCTTTCGATGAACTGCGCCGGGTAGGGAAGGTGGCTGTTTTCGGTGGGATCGCTCAAGTGATCCTGACAGGCGGCGCAGGCACTTTATTCGGTAAGGTGCTGGGCTGGGCGACTCCCGAAGCCATCTTTTTCGGCCTGGTGCTCACCATGAGTTCTACCCTTGTGGTACTCAAGCTGCTGCTTGACCGCAATGAACTCGACTCCGTGCACGGGCGGGTAATGATCGGTCTGCTCCTGGTGGAGGATCTATTCGTAATCCCGTTGATGATCATCATGCCCACCCTGGGCACTTCCGGAACTGAGGTTTTTCCTGCTCTGTTTGAAGCCGGAGGAAAAGCGATAGGATTCATTATCATCATGATTGGTGCGGGACTGTTGTTTTTACCTAGAGTTTTGAACCGTATCGCCGGGACCCGTTCAAAAGAGTTGTTCCTAATTTCAGTGGTGGCAATAACACTGGCGGCTGCCATTGCTTCCCAACTGTTCGGCGTCTCAGCCGCGATCGGAGCTTTCATTGCCGGGTTGCTCACCGGCCGTTCAATTTTTGCCCGTCAAGCCCTCGCCGATATCGTACCTTTCCGTGATGCTTTCGGTGCCTTATTCTTCGTGTCCCTCGGAACTCTCGTAGATTCAAGGTTCTTGACAAACAACGTGGCTCTTCTCGTTGGCGTTGTCGTTTTTATTTTTATCACAAAATTCATAATTTACACTGGAATTCCATGGGTTTTCGGGTTTAATGCCAGAACATCGATCATAACGGGTACCTGTCTGGCTCAAATAGGAGAGTTTAGTTTTGTGCTGGCCGGGGTCGGCGTGGCTTCGGGAATACTCAGCGACGGGACTTATGCGTTGATCCTGGGATCCGCCATCGTAACTATGGTACAAACCCCATTCTTGCTTTCCGGCACCAATCATTTATATAACCGTCTCAAAAGTACCGTTATTGGAAAGCGCATTCTAAGCATTCGCCCAGAGACCGAACCTCACGCGCTAAGTTCAATGGGCGGGCACACCGTGATTTGTGGCGGCGGCCGGGCAGCCTCGAGTCTGATCAAAATCCTTTCGAGGCGAAATCTGCCATATCTGATCATCGACCTGGATCCGCAAGTCATCTCACGATCTCGTAAGACAGGGGTGCCCTGTTTGTATGGGGATGCCAGCAAATTCGAGGTACTCCATGGAGCTTTCCTGGAAAAGGCCAAATTGCTGGTTTGCACATTCCCGAGTTTCCTTGACATACAGCTGACAGTGGAAAACGCGCGGAGCATCAATCCGAAATTGGACATAATTGTCAGGGTCGAGCGCGATAGCGATGAGGTAACCCTGAGAAAAGTAAATGTCAATGAACTGGTAAAACCTCAATTTGAAGCCGGTCTGGAGATTACCAGGCATGCTCTTCGCCGCTACGGTCTCAGCATCGTCGAAATCGAGTTTATCCTCAATTCACTACGAGGCGGGAAGATGAGCTGA
- a CDS encoding DUF805 domain-containing protein encodes MSWYLAALKKYAVFDGRARRKEYWFFVLFNFLIAVGLSIVGVLLGVAIGGFDADSFPFIAVTPVVLYGLAMIIPSIAVTVRRLHDIGFSGWWYLITLVPGGSVVLFIFALLDTKAGANQYGPDPKAAERAPAVSSTVQ; translated from the coding sequence ATGTCCTGGTACCTCGCAGCCTTAAAGAAATATGCAGTTTTCGATGGTCGGGCCCGTCGTAAAGAATACTGGTTTTTCGTCCTGTTCAATTTCCTCATTGCCGTAGGTTTATCGATAGTTGGCGTTCTTCTCGGTGTCGCCATCGGCGGTTTCGATGCCGATTCGTTCCCTTTCATTGCCGTGACTCCCGTGGTCCTTTACGGGCTCGCTATGATCATTCCCTCGATCGCCGTAACCGTCCGCCGGTTGCATGATATCGGTTTTTCCGGATGGTGGTACCTGATTACGCTTGTTCCCGGCGGATCAGTTGTCCTTTTCATCTTTGCCCTTTTGGACACTAAAGCAGGCGCCAACCAGTACGGACCGGACCCGAAAGCTGCTGAACGGGCACCTGCCGTGTCCTCAACTGTACAATAG
- a CDS encoding DUF1538 domain-containing protein, with the protein MNGLTIFDGLLETAGSVIEAFVPLLFVLLIFQVFFLKLPPTYIMKLLKGTLIASAGLVLFLQGVKGGFLPYGHAIGVSLGNLDPKWLAVPFGLLLGFLTARSEPAVRVLCDQVEEASSGSMRKSTVLAAISIGVAIFVGLGMARITYSIPLLYILIPGYLLALVLAYLSPREYTAVAFDAGGVATGPLANTFLLSLGLGMSAAIGGQDGAIYGFGLVSFIALAPLISVMILGVLVRTVPRRRKP; encoded by the coding sequence ATGAACGGGCTCACTATCTTCGACGGCTTGCTGGAGACAGCCGGAAGCGTGATCGAAGCCTTCGTGCCGCTGCTTTTCGTTCTATTGATATTCCAGGTATTCTTCCTGAAACTGCCCCCCACCTACATTATGAAACTGCTCAAAGGCACGCTCATCGCCTCTGCCGGTCTTGTCCTTTTTTTGCAGGGCGTCAAGGGCGGATTCCTGCCGTACGGCCATGCCATTGGGGTCTCGCTAGGAAACCTGGACCCGAAATGGCTGGCGGTCCCGTTCGGGCTGCTTCTTGGTTTCTTGACCGCCCGTAGCGAACCGGCGGTAAGGGTATTGTGCGATCAGGTAGAAGAAGCCTCTTCGGGATCTATGCGCAAGTCCACCGTGCTGGCAGCCATTTCTATCGGCGTAGCGATCTTCGTTGGTCTGGGGATGGCCAGGATAACCTATTCCATCCCGCTGTTGTATATTCTGATCCCCGGTTACCTGTTAGCGTTAGTCCTCGCCTACTTGAGCCCCAGGGAATACACGGCGGTAGCTTTTGACGCCGGGGGAGTGGCCACCGGTCCGCTCGCCAACACCTTCCTCTTGAGCTTGGGTCTAGGTATGTCGGCGGCCATCGGCGGGCAAGATGGCGCCATCTATGGATTCGGGCTGGTATCTTTTATTGCACTTGCCCCGCTCATTTCAGTCATGATTTTGGGAGTATTAGTACGTACGGTTCCAAGAAGGAGGAAACCATGA
- a CDS encoding ribose-phosphate diphosphokinase: MDEMKVFTGNAHPALAKAVVDYLGIPMGNSQVFQFSNENIFVKILDNVRNRDTFVIQPFSTPVNQSILEMLIMIDALKRASAGRITAVVPYYAYGRTDKKDQPRVPITARLLADLITTAGANRLLTVDLHAAQIQGFFNIPVDELSAISLLTTYIKKMNLSPLVVVATDIGISKRARDFAARLNAPLAIIEKRRLGNEDKTETLNIIGDVKGRIALTVDDEIDTAGSLTNSVQTLLNNGATEVYACCTHPVLSGPAIKRIEGSAVKEVIVTDTIPVADEKRIDKITVLSVASLLGEAIHRIHTGLSVGAMFQQE, translated from the coding sequence ATGGATGAGATGAAGGTTTTCACCGGCAACGCCCACCCGGCTTTGGCAAAAGCTGTGGTCGATTATCTCGGCATTCCGATGGGCAACAGCCAGGTCTTCCAGTTCTCCAACGAGAACATTTTCGTCAAGATATTAGACAACGTTCGCAACCGCGATACCTTCGTCATCCAGCCCTTTTCGACCCCTGTAAATCAAAGTATCCTCGAGATGCTGATCATGATCGATGCCCTTAAAAGGGCTTCGGCTGGCCGTATTACGGCGGTCGTCCCCTACTATGCCTACGGCCGCACCGATAAGAAAGACCAGCCTCGCGTCCCCATCACCGCCCGCCTCCTGGCCGACCTGATCACCACCGCCGGGGCTAACCGGCTGCTCACCGTCGACCTCCACGCCGCCCAGATCCAGGGCTTTTTCAACATCCCGGTCGACGAACTTTCAGCCATCAGCTTGCTCACCACCTATATCAAGAAAATGAACCTGTCGCCGCTGGTGGTCGTTGCCACCGATATCGGCATTAGCAAGCGCGCCCGAGACTTCGCCGCCCGGCTGAACGCCCCCCTGGCCATCATCGAAAAGCGCCGCCTCGGCAATGAAGACAAGACCGAGACCTTGAATATCATCGGCGACGTAAAAGGACGCATTGCCCTCACCGTTGACGATGAGATCGATACCGCCGGCTCTCTCACCAACTCGGTGCAAACGCTACTGAACAACGGAGCTACCGAGGTCTATGCCTGTTGTACCCACCCGGTGTTGTCCGGTCCCGCCATCAAGCGCATCGAAGGCTCGGCGGTTAAAGAGGTCATCGTTACCGACACCATTCCGGTGGCTGATGAGAAACGGATCGATAAGATCACCGTCCTATCGGTGGCATCTCTCCTCGGCGAGGCCATCCACCGCATCCACACCGGCCTATCCGTCGGCGCCATGTTCCAGCAGGAATAG
- a CDS encoding cation:proton antiporter has translation MEFSTEVIADFAVIMTVGAIATFIFHRLKQPLILGYLIAGIIIGPYTPPFGFINRPEVLEASAELGVILLLFGIGLEFPLKKLMSVGLKAYAVISIIEIVWMFVLSFFIGLLLEWPVMDSLFLGMALASSSTVVIAKVLSDMGKLQDTSALVMMGVLVVEDLIVVLALGLATSVIDAGSISFLDLSFSVGRMLLFVIGSLVIGLRFIPRIIDWINHPEEGEGYTEHDEVIVLTALGFCFALSVIANFLDLSMAIGAFLMGVIIASARSAHRISFLTLRIKEMFGAMFFVSIGALIDITQFTTFFLPGLLVIATMLLGKVVGCGLGTRLMGYDLSTSLKVGLGMGQVGEFALIVAKSGQDLGVTSPFLFPIIGMAVGVTAFMTPYLIRFSYRLNPEWISNAWGKDRWNRPGDK, from the coding sequence TTGGAATTTTCTACCGAAGTCATCGCCGATTTCGCCGTAATTATGACCGTCGGCGCCATCGCGACTTTCATCTTCCACCGTTTGAAGCAACCGTTGATCCTGGGGTACCTCATCGCCGGCATTATCATCGGTCCGTATACCCCTCCGTTCGGTTTCATCAACCGGCCAGAGGTGCTTGAGGCCTCGGCGGAACTCGGCGTTATCCTGCTTTTGTTCGGCATAGGGTTGGAATTCCCTCTCAAAAAGCTTATGTCGGTCGGACTTAAGGCTTACGCGGTCATTTCAATCATCGAAATTGTCTGGATGTTCGTCTTAAGTTTTTTCATCGGCCTACTCTTGGAATGGCCAGTCATGGATTCGCTCTTCTTAGGCATGGCATTGGCCTCAAGCTCTACCGTGGTTATAGCTAAAGTCTTGTCAGATATGGGCAAATTACAGGATACTTCTGCGCTGGTGATGATGGGTGTATTGGTGGTTGAGGATCTAATCGTGGTGCTGGCGCTGGGACTGGCGACCTCGGTCATCGACGCAGGCTCTATAAGCTTTCTGGACCTCTCGTTTTCGGTCGGGCGGATGCTCCTGTTCGTGATCGGCTCCCTTGTCATCGGCCTTCGCTTCATCCCCCGGATCATCGACTGGATCAACCACCCGGAGGAAGGTGAGGGCTACACCGAACACGACGAGGTGATAGTCCTGACCGCTCTCGGGTTCTGCTTCGCTCTTTCGGTGATTGCCAATTTCTTGGATCTTTCTATGGCCATCGGAGCGTTCCTGATGGGCGTCATTATCGCCAGCGCTCGGTCAGCTCACCGCATATCCTTCCTGACTCTTCGGATTAAAGAAATGTTCGGGGCGATGTTCTTCGTTTCCATCGGAGCTCTGATCGATATAACTCAGTTCACCACCTTCTTCCTGCCGGGACTGCTCGTAATCGCCACGATGCTTCTCGGCAAGGTTGTCGGATGCGGCCTCGGCACCCGGCTCATGGGTTATGACCTTTCGACATCCCTCAAGGTGGGTCTCGGTATGGGTCAAGTCGGAGAATTCGCGTTGATCGTGGCCAAGAGCGGCCAGGATCTGGGTGTGACCAGCCCTTTTCTGTTTCCCATCATCGGCATGGCGGTTGGCGTCACCGCTTTTATGACGCCGTATCTCATCAGGTTCAGTTACCGCCTCAATCCCGAATGGATATCCAACGCCTGGGGCAAGGACCGTTGGAATAGACCCGGCGATAAATAG
- a CDS encoding DUF1538 domain-containing protein, which translates to MTKLLKDTVLEVVWAAGPLVGVIIILQFVLVRASAAVFIQFLVGTLFAIAGITLFLIGIEVGILPAGKAVGAGLVQRRSFWLIVGIAFLIGFATTIAEPDVLVLADRAQDISGGAVSHQNLIYIIGIGVAFFVVMAMLRILRGIPIAYLLTAGYLIVIALSMMTPADYVSLAFDSGSVTTGALTAPIIISLGVGFSSVLAGRSSVGDGFGIIGLASIGPIIGVLVMGIFHS; encoded by the coding sequence TTGACGAAACTGCTTAAAGATACAGTCCTTGAAGTAGTCTGGGCGGCTGGCCCCCTCGTCGGGGTCATCATTATTCTGCAGTTTGTCCTTGTCAGGGCGTCGGCAGCGGTATTTATCCAGTTCCTGGTTGGCACCCTATTCGCCATTGCTGGTATAACACTGTTTCTCATCGGTATCGAGGTTGGTATCTTGCCTGCGGGCAAAGCGGTCGGGGCTGGCTTGGTCCAACGGCGGTCTTTCTGGCTTATCGTAGGCATCGCTTTTCTCATCGGTTTCGCCACCACCATTGCCGAACCGGACGTGCTCGTGTTAGCCGACCGGGCGCAAGACATTTCCGGGGGTGCCGTTTCCCACCAGAACCTCATCTACATTATAGGAATCGGCGTGGCATTTTTTGTGGTCATGGCCATGCTGCGTATCCTGCGCGGTATCCCTATTGCCTACCTCCTGACCGCCGGCTACCTCATCGTAATCGCGCTCTCCATGATGACCCCCGCGGATTACGTCTCGCTGGCGTTTGATTCCGGTTCCGTGACGACAGGGGCGCTCACCGCCCCCATCATCATTTCCCTGGGCGTCGGTTTCAGTTCAGTTCTCGCCGGCCGGTCGAGCGTTGGCGACGGTTTCGGCATCATCGGGCTAGCGTCGATAGGGCCGATAATCGGAGTGCTCGTTATGGGAATTTTTCACTCATGA
- a CDS encoding CBS domain-containing protein, whose amino-acid sequence MKTEVFVGDVFSLHGTSSVTLDQNESMVNVVKVYAKEPQVKGVFLVDADNRFAGLISRLAIRKWAEFQLIGKWEADGTCSALNDTIKSTLARTLARGDRASFGLKKTDTLRQAFQQMLRLDEDILPVVDDGGNVIGDLSLSEILVKTLDEDCA is encoded by the coding sequence ATGAAAACCGAAGTTTTTGTCGGTGATGTATTTTCGTTACACGGCACTTCAAGTGTGACCCTCGATCAAAATGAGAGCATGGTCAATGTTGTTAAGGTTTATGCCAAAGAGCCACAGGTTAAGGGCGTGTTCCTTGTAGATGCCGATAACCGGTTTGCCGGTTTGATTTCCCGTTTGGCGATACGGAAGTGGGCGGAATTCCAGTTGATCGGCAAATGGGAAGCCGACGGAACGTGTTCCGCATTGAATGACACCATCAAATCAACTCTTGCCAGGACCCTGGCTCGGGGCGACCGGGCGTCGTTCGGGCTGAAGAAAACAGATACTTTGCGGCAGGCTTTTCAACAGATGCTGAGACTGGATGAGGATATATTGCCCGTTGTCGACGATGGTGGGAACGTGATTGGCGACCTGAGTCTTTCTGAGATCCTGGTGAAAACACTGGACGAAGACTGCGCCTGA
- the glyA gene encoding serine hydroxymethyltransferase codes for MTRLRFDDPDIYNAIAAEDKRQQETINLIASENYASRAILQAQGSSLTNKYAEGYPGKRYYGGCHNMDTIETIAIDRCKELFKAEHANVQPHSGAQANMGAYFALIKPGDTIMGMSLSHGGHLTHGAKANFTGKMYNVVAYGLDQETERIDYAAMEKLADESQPKIIVAGASAYPRVIDFERIRRICDKVGAKMMVDMAHIAGLVAAGVHPSPVPYADVVTSTTHKTLRGPRGGFVLCKADLAHAIDSAMFPGIQGGPLMHVLAGKAVAFREAATPEFGDYARQILANSKTLARELQKHGFRLVSGGTDNHLVLLDLTATGVNGKDAEEALGRCNIVVNRNTVPFVATQKATAPNGMRLGTPAVTTRGFGEAEMVRIAAWVHEVIKNFGNPEVEARIAAEVRTLTEKFPVPGITD; via the coding sequence GTGACCAGACTGCGTTTTGATGATCCCGATATTTACAATGCCATCGCCGCCGAGGATAAACGGCAGCAGGAAACGATCAACCTCATTGCCTCGGAGAACTACGCCTCCCGCGCCATCCTCCAGGCGCAGGGCTCTTCTTTAACCAACAAGTACGCCGAAGGCTACCCCGGCAAACGCTATTACGGCGGCTGCCACAACATGGACACCATCGAGACCATCGCCATCGATCGCTGTAAAGAACTTTTTAAGGCCGAACACGCCAACGTCCAGCCCCACTCGGGCGCTCAGGCTAACATGGGCGCCTATTTCGCCCTGATCAAGCCCGGCGACACCATCATGGGCATGAGCCTGTCCCACGGAGGTCACCTGACCCACGGCGCCAAGGCCAACTTCACCGGAAAGATGTATAACGTCGTCGCCTACGGCCTCGACCAGGAGACCGAGCGCATCGACTACGCCGCCATGGAAAAGCTGGCCGACGAATCTCAACCGAAGATCATCGTCGCCGGAGCATCCGCCTATCCCCGCGTCATCGATTTCGAGCGCATCCGCAGGATCTGCGACAAGGTCGGCGCCAAAATGATGGTCGATATGGCCCATATCGCCGGACTGGTTGCGGCAGGCGTTCATCCCTCTCCTGTCCCCTACGCCGATGTCGTCACTTCGACTACCCACAAAACCCTGCGCGGCCCGCGCGGCGGTTTCGTCCTTTGCAAAGCGGACCTGGCCCACGCTATCGATTCCGCGATGTTCCCCGGCATCCAGGGCGGGCCGCTGATGCATGTCCTGGCCGGCAAGGCTGTCGCCTTCCGCGAAGCCGCCACCCCTGAGTTCGGCGACTACGCCCGGCAGATTTTGGCCAACTCAAAGACGCTCGCCCGCGAGCTCCAAAAGCACGGCTTCCGCCTTGTTTCCGGCGGCACCGATAACCACCTGGTATTGCTCGACCTCACCGCCACCGGCGTCAACGGCAAGGACGCCGAGGAGGCTTTAGGCCGCTGCAACATCGTGGTCAACCGCAACACCGTGCCTTTCGTCGCTACGCAGAAGGCCACCGCCCCCAATGGCATGCGCCTGGGCACCCCGGCGGTTACCACCCGCGGCTTCGGTGAAGCGGAAATGGTCCGGATCGCCGCCTGGGTCCACGAGGTCATCAAGAATTTCGGCAATCCCGAGGTCGAGGCCCGCATCGCTGCGGAAGTCAGAACCCTGACCGAGAAATTCCCCGTCCCTGGCATCACCGACTAG